GAGAACAGGTGCTCACCAGCGGCCTTGACCACGAAGCTCTTGAACAGCCGCGTCCCGACTCCACGTGACTTGTCCAGCCAGCTCCTGGGCAAGCTTGTGCCGATCCAGCGCACAGGGCTCGCGGGCCCGCACGACCTCGAAGACACTCCGCGCGCCGAGGGTCGAGCGGCTATCCCGCCGCGCGCGCGGGTCCGTCGGCAACTCGGCGTCAAGGACGAGCAGCCCCGGCTCGCCGGCGGTGATCCATTCGCTTGTCTGGTCCGCGGTCTTCAATGTCTTGGCATGCACGTCATCCGGCGCAATGCCTGCCGCGTGCAGATGCCTGCGCAGCGTCTCGAACATGCCCTGTTCAGCGGTTGCTATGGCAATCTTGGCGGCCATGGCGCGGTCTCCTCGGCGCACAGCGGCAACCTGATCTCAAATCCCGTGCCGTGTTGTTCGGTCAACGTGCCACCGTGCTGCGCGATGGACATCTCAATCGCCTCAACCGCGACGCTGGCCATTTCCCGAGCCCGGATCTGACTGCGCTCGATGGGATCTACAACCTGGGTTTCGAGGACCTGAATGGCAAGCTCAGGCAGGTGCATGCGTATCAGCAGGTGACGCGGCGGACTCTCCGCGATTTCGACCGTCAGCTTGTCGGTCGGGGTCACGCGCAGCATGAGCAGGGAGCCCAGCGCCGAGCGGAACGCAAAGCTCAGCCGCTCGGGCCAACCCTTGACGAGTGCTCGTGCGGTCGGGTCGATCTTGTCGATGATGGCGACTGCCTCCCGATCTTCCTGCGGCAGATTATCGATCTCGCGCTCGAGGCCCTGCAGCGCGTCGAACTCGATCGGCGCATCCCGTGGTATCTTCTGTACCGTCAGACGTTCGGATAACCGTTCGAACGTGAGGTCGGCCTTCAGGAGGTGGTTCGCAGCCTGATCAAGCAGACTCGCGCAGTCCTGCATCTGTTCGGGTTCGCGCAAGAGGTTCTTGGCACCCCGTAGCAGGCCGTCGGCCATCAGCAGGGGAGCCCGAGTCTGGCGGGCGACGGCGGTGACCGTCTCTTCCAGATATTGCAAGTCGCTCTCCCGACTTTGGTCGGCGAGGCTGGTGAAGAGCCAGAGATGATGGCCATAGTCGTCAAAGAGCGGATCGCGGTTTGCAAGCGTCGCCACCTCGACACGTGGCTCTGCTCCTGTGAGAAGACGGATGCGGATGCGATGCTGGATGCCGGACTGCGCCAATTCCGCGCAATCCTCGTCGCGGGCCCCGAATGAAGCGAGCCGTGTGCCTCGGACCTGCCCGAGCATGGCTTCGGCGGCGCGGTTCAAACGACGAATCTCGCCGACCCCATCTACGATCACGGCGGCCTGCTCAATCCTGTTCATGAGGCTGTCTTCGATGGTCTGGTGCCAACGGGCAGCGAAAATCTGCTCGCAATCGGAAGCCAGTCCGCGTGCGGCCTCCAGATCGGGTCCAAGGAACGCATTGAACTCGGATGATTCAAGGTCGAGGACCATCTCGATCTTGCCGTTCACGAACAGCGGCACCGTCATCGCCGACCTTTGATCGGGCGCAGTGCGAATGAAGCCGTAGTTTCGCTCGCGATCAGTGACGTCAGGGACGACCAGGATCGACTGCTTGGCCAGGCAATGGCCAAGCATGCCTGCGGATAGGCTTTGCGTGTATTCTTCCCGGCTGCCGGCCTCCCTGACCAGGAGGTCCCGGTCGTTCTCGCAATGCTCTGCGAACAACACAAAGCACGAACGAGCGCGGTCGACCCGGAATACGCCGACATATTCCCAGCCAAAGCAATGCATGGTCCCCTTGGCCAGGAGTTCCGCGATTGCGCGGGTGCTGACGGCCTTGTTCAGGTCGTCCCTGAGCTGTCGCTGGGCGAGGGCGCGGGAGCGTTCCATGGCCGCGTCCGCGGCCTGCAAGACCTCCTCGACGCCGAGGTTATGCAAGGTTCGCAGGTCGGCTGCAGTGAACTTGTGGGTGCGGCTGAGCAAGCACAATGCGCTCCGGAAGCGACCGCCGGCCTCTCGGATGGGCAGCACGATCATTCTGTCGAGCCCATCACGAAGGATGGCCTTGCTGACCGGATTGTCCATCTCGTCCGGGTTCAGCCGCTCGACGAACAAGTGCAGATCATTGTCCCAAGTCCGGCCTTGTTTGAGCCAGTCGATCACGCCGGGCGACACGCGAAACCAGCGCGTGGTCCACTCCCACTGGGGCTGGGGCACGATGGCGAGCGCCCGCCAATGATCGCATGCCTCGTTGTAGATTCCGAACGTGGCCATCTCGAATGGTATGACCTTGCGGATCGCGCCAAGCGTCGCCTCGATGATTTCCTGCGGATCCTCATGGTCAACGAGGATGGTCTTCAGTTCTTGGCGGGCGAGATCTTCAGCGAGCGGGGCAAAGAGCAGCAGGAGTCCGGCGCGGCTATTGGGCCCCTCCAGATAGGGCGCTCCGCTGATTCTGGCGGGGATGGGTTGCCCGTCACGTGTGCGGAATTTGACGAAACCAGAGAAACCCGTCTGTGCATCGAGCCATTCCGCTTGTCTTTCGCCAGCATCTTCCCCTTCGAGCTCGAGTGCCTCGGACAGTAGCATCTTCTTGAGATCGGCTTCCGAGAAGCCGAGAATCTCGGTGGCGCGCTCGTTGGCAAACCGAATCCTGCCGGTCAGGTCAGTGCGAAGGACGCCGTCCTGTCGTCGAGCGCGTCGTAACGGTCGGACAGCACATTGAGGACAGTGCACTGCGATTGCAGGATCTTGTCGATGGTCGGAGTGTCAAGTCCGTGCTCCAGGGCAAGCATCCGGGCCTGTTCGTCGATCAGGGGCTGCAGCGCTCCCTTCAGGCTCGTTCGTCGGCTGCGAAGCGCTCCGATCACGTGTCGCCGTATGCCTTGCTCCGTACTCAGGAGATTGCGAGCCCGAACATCCAGGACAGGCGATCGTGTCGAGCTGAACTCAGGCATGGCAGCCTCACAACACTCAACGTTACGCGAACGCTTACATCGATTTGACCTTAAACAGACTTCAATTGCATTGGCGTCGATGCGATTTTGGCCAGAACGGTTGCGAAGGACCGGTGTCAGCGGCCATAGGCCAAGACTCAAAGGTCAAGACTCAAAGGTCAAGCCTCAAAGGTCAAGCCTCAAAGGTCAGGCCTCAAATCGCCATGAGCTCGTCCGGCTGCAATCTAGGGGAAATACGACCTTCGAATGTTAGTTAGTTCACAGATCAGGCCTCAAACGGAGAAATTTCATGTCCTCGGCCCTTCCGATCTTTTTCGAGCAAGGGTTGAGGAAGCAGAAGCCCATTGAGCAGCGCTGTCAGATCGGCCAAGCGATCTCGGAGGCAATCAGCCAATCAGCCGCAATTCCAGATCGGTCCGATAGGTGTCCGCGTCCAGCATGGGCCAAAGCTGCCGTTATTGTAGCGTCCTTCATAAAAGCCGGGCCGGCCGAAATAGTGCCAGTTGCCATCATACCCGTAGTAGCTGGGCACTGGATCAATATACCAGGGCCGTCGGTTGCCGCGCGCCATGCGCCGCACTGCGGCTTTCTGGGCGTAAAGCGGAAGACTGTTGCTCGGCGGCTGATGATAGCCGGCAAGAAGCCGTAGCCGCGCCAGACCGGCGCCGGCCGCTTGTGAGTTGGCGCCGCCGGTGCGGAGGCCGGCAGCAGCGAGAGAACGATGGCAATCGATAGACACAGGAGACGCGACATCAGCAGACCATCGACAGTCGATAGCGGGGAGGTGCTTCAAATCCGAGCGCAAGCTTCTTCGCAGGCCTGCCGCAAACCTCGCGATGGTCGACTATTGCCCCTGATTTGCCCGACGTGTCAACTGTTTTTCCGAAATGCACGGGGCGTCGGGCGGCGCCCCCGGCTCCTTTGCATGGGGTTGTTTTCGCAATTTTGCTCGGACGGGCCGAACGGGCTGAGCTTTCGCCGTTCGGTTTCTGCTGGTCACGCCCCGCAGATGATCACGCCGTACCAGCCCAAGCCGCGGTAGGTCTCGTAGCCCGGTGTGGCGTGGAAGGCGACGAGGGCGCCCCTGCGGTCATGATAGAAGCCTGAGCGCTGGCCGTTCATCGAGAGCGAGACGCGCTCTGACAAAATGCCCTGGCCGTCCGAGGCGGCGATGACGCGAAGATTCGAGTCGACGAGCAGCACGCGCGCCTTGTCGCTGTCGCCGACGCGCACGCCCTGCACGATCGCGCGGGCCTGCGACTCCCAGTCGAAATGGATGGCGAGCACGCCGATCGGCGCGCCGTTGGCTTGGCCGCCCGCGCGCACGCTCGCGCAATAGGTCGCAACCTGCGCGTTGCCGAGCAGCGGCTGGTTCTCGACGTCTCCGGCGACGTAGTCGTCGCCCGAGCGCAAGGAACGTGCCTCCCGAAACCATCTTGTGTTGGCGACGTTCTGGCCGACGGCACGGAAGCGGCCGGCGCGGCCGTTGGCGATGACGTTGCCGTCGAGGTCGCAGAGCCAGAGATCGAGATAAACGGTGTAGGCGCCGAGGATGACGCTCAGACGCTGCGAGGCGTGCGAAACTGTCACCGTGCTCGGCGAGGCTGCGCAGTCCACTACGGCGGGATCGGTCGCCCACCAGCGCACGTCGCAGGTGCGTTCATAGAGGTTGCGGTCGATCAGTTCGATGGCGTTGAGCGACAGATCCACCATGCGCTCGCCGCGCGACCGCTGGCTCATGCGCTCGATCGAGGCGACGAGATCGCCGGTGCGTTTCGTCAGTTGCGTTTCGAGCTCGCGCGCGATGGTCTCGACCTGCTGGCCGACGCCGCGCACCTCCTGCGCCACCACGGCGAAGCCTGCGCCTTGCGCGCCGGCGCGAGAGCTTTCGATCAGCGCGTTCAGCGCCAGCATCTTCATCTGGTTGGTGATCTGCTGGATCGACTTGGTCTTGTCGACCGCGATCTGGTTGACCTCAGCCGTCAGCCGGTTGATCAGCACGGAGATGTCGGAATTGTCGTCGGCGGCCTCGGGATTGGTTCCGGTGGGAAGCGGCTTGGTCTTCAGGGCCAGCGCAGCAGACATCGAGGGGATTCCCTTGCAATGAAGTCTGATCTGCAATGACGCGGAACCAAAAAACTACAGATCGAATATGGGTCTTTTTCGAAGATTCCGCCTAACGCCCACTTAATTTGCTGCCGGTGCGGCTGCTCAAATGATAGTCAGATCGCATCTGGTTTCGGCAATCCACCGCTTTATTCAGCCCGGACATTGCAAATGGCTCGAGATTCCCGGCGGAATCCTGATCGCCCGAGGCCACCGGCCTGATCTGAACTCATCGAGCCCTCGAATCATGACGCCGCCCGCCACTGCCTTGCCCGTCGAGCTGCCCCAGGCGTTCCTCGGCGTCGCGCGCTCGCTGACCGACAAGCTCTGGCGTGACCGGCTGGACGCGCGCGGAGCGGCAAGGGCGCTCGCCATCGTCCAGCGTCATCAACTCCCGGAGCTTTTGGC
This genomic interval from Bradyrhizobium sp. CB82 contains the following:
- a CDS encoding PAS domain S-box protein, whose amino-acid sequence is MHCPQCAVRPLRRARRQDGVLRTDLTGRIRFANERATEILGFSEADLKKMLLSEALELEGEDAGERQAEWLDAQTGFSGFVKFRTRDGQPIPARISGAPYLEGPNSRAGLLLLFAPLAEDLARQELKTILVDHEDPQEIIEATLGAIRKVIPFEMATFGIYNEACDHWRALAIVPQPQWEWTTRWFRVSPGVIDWLKQGRTWDNDLHLFVERLNPDEMDNPVSKAILRDGLDRMIVLPIREAGGRFRSALCLLSRTHKFTAADLRTLHNLGVEEVLQAADAAMERSRALAQRQLRDDLNKAVSTRAIAELLAKGTMHCFGWEYVGVFRVDRARSCFVLFAEHCENDRDLLVREAGSREEYTQSLSAGMLGHCLAKQSILVVPDVTDRERNYGFIRTAPDQRSAMTVPLFVNGKIEMVLDLESSEFNAFLGPDLEAARGLASDCEQIFAARWHQTIEDSLMNRIEQAAVIVDGVGEIRRLNRAAEAMLGQVRGTRLASFGARDEDCAELAQSGIQHRIRIRLLTGAEPRVEVATLANRDPLFDDYGHHLWLFTSLADQSRESDLQYLEETVTAVARQTRAPLLMADGLLRGAKNLLREPEQMQDCASLLDQAANHLLKADLTFERLSERLTVQKIPRDAPIEFDALQGLEREIDNLPQEDREAVAIIDKIDPTARALVKGWPERLSFAFRSALGSLLMLRVTPTDKLTVEIAESPPRHLLIRMHLPELAIQVLETQVVDPIERSQIRAREMASVAVEAIEMSIAQHGGTLTEQHGTGFEIRLPLCAEETAPWPPRLP
- a CDS encoding methyl-accepting chemotaxis protein → MSAALALKTKPLPTGTNPEAADDNSDISVLINRLTAEVNQIAVDKTKSIQQITNQMKMLALNALIESSRAGAQGAGFAVVAQEVRGVGQQVETIARELETQLTKRTGDLVASIERMSQRSRGERMVDLSLNAIELIDRNLYERTCDVRWWATDPAVVDCAASPSTVTVSHASQRLSVILGAYTVYLDLWLCDLDGNVIANGRAGRFRAVGQNVANTRWFREARSLRSGDDYVAGDVENQPLLGNAQVATYCASVRAGGQANGAPIGVLAIHFDWESQARAIVQGVRVGDSDKARVLLVDSNLRVIAASDGQGILSERVSLSMNGQRSGFYHDRRGALVAFHATPGYETYRGLGWYGVIICGA